A segment of the Hemicordylus capensis ecotype Gifberg chromosome 6, rHemCap1.1.pri, whole genome shotgun sequence genome:
ATGGCACGCTGCAATCCGCGGAGCTGGTTCCCCGCGTtctgggaggaaggagaagaggagcaaGGAAAGATCAAGAGATGGGTGTGACCCAACAGGAAGACTCACTCGGGCACCTGCTGATTTGAGAATTCCTAGAAGGCACTGAACGGCAGATGAAAGTCCACATGGTGCATAgtttatggaactcactgccacaatgTATGGTGATGGGCATCGACCCAACAGAGCTCTTCTTATGGAAGAGAGCTGGAGAGGTCTCCTCTTCCTTTGTGGCTCAAAACAGCCGCTTTATAATAGGGTGGAgcgccagtcttgtggtagtgagcactaagcagggttcatcttggtttgcatttggatgggtgactaatgTGAGAcggtctgctgcaagatattccccttaggggatgactGTGATATTTCTAGCCACTCAAAACTGCGAACAGGCAAGTTTaagcctatttttataccacagatttaaaaacccaggtctctaagacccatccctTAGGAGAACGGGGCtgtatctcagtggaagagcatctgttttataCGCAGAAGGTCTGAGAGCAtttccaggtacggctgggagagactcctgcctggcaccttggagtgctgctgccagtcagtgtagacaatattaagccaaatggaccaatggcctgactctgtatacgacagcttcctatgttcctatgcaataaataaatagcaaccaTTTTGTTTATATGGCTGCcatataacaaattgttttctgggtggctcacaaaacagAAAAGTATACAATTAGAAAAATATacaaacacacattaaaacaaaaacaaagaaagagccaacacacaacaaaaaaacaacagaagtatttacaaacattttaaaagcattttaaaggcCTGGATGAACCGAAAGAGCTTCACCTTTCTAGGACTACGAAGGtcctcccccccactttcccctctgCCCGTCCCAAATTGTGAACCCCTCGGAAGCCCTTTCccaccttcccctgccagcccccCACCTGGAATCCGTTGAGCGCCACAAACAAGCGCAAGATGTCATTGGTTCCCTCGAAGATCCGGAAGATCCGTAAATCCCGCATGACCCGCTCCACACCAGTATCCTGGGAGGGGAGACAGAGGACAGAGGAGATTCAGCTAGGCAGCGTGTAGGATTCACCGGAGTCCAGGCTCACCCGCCATTCAGCCCCCAAGGAAGGCAGGCTCTAAACACTGGACAACGTGAAgtaaatgtgtctctgagcacAAGCAGAATGCCTCAGGTGGGGACGGGAAGGGGAAGACGGTTTCCAGTACCCACTCACCTTCATGTACCCCATCCCGCCCATGAGCTGGATGCATTCGTCTGTGACAGTCCACGCCGCTTCCTAAGGAACACAAGAGAAAACATTCGCCATGACCTGTTTTGCCTGGTCTGTAAAATGGGCACAGCTACCAAGAGGCTTCAAGAGCAAGCTAGACAATTGCAGAGACACCCTGCACGTTAACAGTGCTGTGCTAACAGGAGATTAATATGTTCTCTTATACACACACAGCCACCTGACCCCAGATCAACGACAGGCAGGCAGTTACGTTAGTTTTCCTCACCGAGCCAAAGATTTTGCTGATGGCCGCCTCAATCTGGAAGTCAGAAGCCCCCTGATCCATATTTGCACTGATCATGTAGGCCATGGActgtggagagagaaaaggtgGCCACTTCAGGTCACACTCTGTGACTGTCGAAGAGAATTTAATCccggggttctcagccttggggccccagatgttgatggactacaattcccaccatccttcAAGTACTGTGGCCGAGGCTGacggagctgtagtccaacatctgcagacccaagggTCGAGAATCCCTGGTTTTAATCACTACAAAGCACACACAGTAGATGACtgcaaggaccacgttcagcaaCATGGAGAAGGGGTGTGCATGCAATCCAGAAGAAATGTAGGAAATACAGCGAAGTGGAACTTTCCGTTCCGTTTGGCATTGCCTAGTGGCCTCTAAAACAGGGCCCCTTGGTCACATCTGTCTGAAGTCTGGCAGGTCTGCTTCCTTAGAGGAGTCCTAGAAGACTGCTAGGACATTGTGCCGTCCGGCTGGAAAACAACAAAGTTAAGAGGCAGGAGAAGGACAGCCGGTTCCCCCACGGAGATCAATGATAAATGAACGATGAAACAAATGAACGAAGGATGACACGAATGGGGATACAGCAGTGAAAATCATGGGGAGAGTGAAAAGATGCTTGTCCCAGCACGTCCATAGTACGTTCTCTTATATACGCACAGCCACGTGACCCCAGCGCTTCAGGATCTGCCACGGTGCTCTGTTCAAGGTGCCACTTTTGAGTGCATCCTGATAATTAAGGGGAGGGTCCCTCTTGGCTGGAGAtcccagaaagctgctgccagtcagagtagacagtgctgggaaagatggaccaagggactgactcagtaaaAAGTAGCTCTGTAGGGCTGAGTACGTTCTCAGGTCTGCTTTTATTCTTCTAAATTAAATTTCTCAGCTCTATGACTATGAAGGAAGGAAGCGAGGAAAGCTGGGATCAAGACAGAAGTGAGGTTGGGCTGCATTCTCAGCGCAGGGGCTGCCAACCTGTCCAACTGTTGTGggacaacttccattatccccgtGACAACTACAGCTTGGGAAGGTGGGGGgacctcagtggcagagcctttgcatgcagaaggtcccgggttccctccctggcagcatctccaagacagggctgagagaggctcctgcctgcaacctttgagaagccgctgccagtcagtgttgacaagactcagctagatgggccaagggtctgactcggtagaaggcagctgcctgggcCCCACTCCTGCACTGGAGCTCCCCATGGCACTCTGCCCGCCACAGAGGTGCGTCCAGCACCGTGCACGCGCTACGCCTTACCTCCGTCACGTACTGCAACACGGCCATGCGAGCCAGTTTCTCCTGAATCGCTCCGAAGTTATGAATCTTGTCTCCAAACTGGGTCCTGTTTGCAGCATAATCCACcttggagaggaagggagaggaagacgGTTAGGGTTGTGGCGCTGCTGAAGAGGCCTGGCGTTCAGGAGAAGAGACGAGGCGGAACCTTGGGAAAAGGGCTGCGTGAGGCCGGGGGCAGCGTTGAGGTGACACACCGGAGGTCACCAAGGAGCTCACCGCTTTCCCGATGATGCCACGCATGGTGCCCGCCAGCGCCGCGGCCATGCCAAACCGGCCGTTGTTGAGGATGTTCATGGCCACCTTGAACCCCGCGCCAGGGGCCCCGAGGACATTCTCGGCCGGGACACGCACGCCATCAAAGTGGACCTCTGCCGTGTTGGAGGCCTTGATGCCCATCTTCTTCTCAGGGGGGCCACTGGAGGGGCAGAGGGATACCCCATCACATGCCGGCCACAGCACCGCAGCCTCCCCAAGTCTGCAGCCCGGCCCACTGCAAGTAGACGCCCGTCTGCTCAAAGGTGCTCTCCCCAGTCACCAcccttgctgccccccccaccgccctagGCGAGCGCGTACTCACCGTGTGACGCCCCCAAAAGCTCTTTCCACTATGAACGCCGTGATCTTATCCTTCACTTCACCAGTTGCCTCGTCCTTCAGTGGTGTTTTCGCAAAAACCGTGAATATCTCAGCAAGGCCACCGTTGCTGCAAGAAacagaaacatagggagctgccttctgctgagtccaaCACTTCGTCCGTCCAgcacagtactgtctactctgactggcagcagctctctaaggtttcaggcaggagtcttccccagccctctctggagatgctgccgcgggtggaacctgggaccttctgcatgcaaacttgcATGCCCCCAAACTTGCAAGCCCCCCAATGCCATTGGAATGTCAGACTTGCAAGCCCCCAATGCCGTAGGGCTCAAATGCTTCTCCCACACAGACAGAAGCTCAGGTTGGGCCCCCAAACCTGGTTTCATTCCCCAGCGTCAGTATTGGGACCTGCAAAGTTATAACAGACAgcctctgagcacacacagaatACCAGCCTCGCAGTACTGAGTCAGCAAGAGCTCAGACGTCAAAAGCACCTTATAGACCAATTGGGTACAGCAGTGAACGAAATTAGGCAGGAGAACTTGAGAACTATGGGAGAGCCTTACAGCAGGTgatcccaaacttgggtccccagatgctgtagcccaaCACTGTCAAGTCTGAGAACCCGTCTTACAGGGCTAAAAGAAGTAAATTGCTTCCGAGCATGTGCGAAGTGCCTCACTGCACAGTCACAGCCAAGCCccagcttttttgggggggtggcgggagggggaggtACAGCTTCCAAACGGCTCTGAGTCTTTTCACCCCTCTTTTTGGAAACGACCTGCCAGCAACACCCTTCCAAGGCAGGCAGCATGCACCGCCCCACGCACCCCTGTGCCCCCCCTCACCTGATCCAGATCTTCCCCCCATTGAGGGTGTAATACGTGCCGCAGGGGCTGAGCACGGCTGTGGTGCGGATGGAGGCTGCGTCTGACCCGCTGGTGGGCTCCGTCAGGCAGAAGGCGGCGATGCTCTCACCTGAGGGGCGAGAACCATGGGCGAGAAGACAGTTCCCAGGAGAACACAGAGCACCACCCCTGTGAGGCCAACCTGCCCAGAGGGGACAGAGCCGTTTCCAGATCTTTTGCTGGTTTTTAAGGAACAgctgaagaggcacctttttaatcaGGCCTTTTCATTAAAACGTTTTAAAGTTTCTATtgagattttaaatggttttcatcATTGTAATGCTTTATCGTTGTTGGTTCCTTCTAAATTGGTTTTAgtatgtgaactgcccagagatgtatatatcaggcggtataggaacataggaagctgccatatactgagtcagacccttggtccatctagatcagtactgtctgcacagattggcagcggcttctcccaggttgcaggcaggaatctctctctcagccctttcttggagatgctgccagggagggaactgggaacctagatgctcttcccagagcgactccatcccctgaggggaatctcttccagtgcttacatttctagtctcccattcatatgcaaccagggcagaccctgcttagctaaggggacaagtcaggcttgctcccaccagaccagctctcctctccttagactcctttgcataaaaatatgcaaagtaaaataaattttgatttctctctgaaattacacacacactcccagacACCCAGATGAAAGGGGAGCAGGCAGATGGAGCGGGATGCGTGAGCAGCCAttctgagggggaagggcaaTGCTACTGGCTCCTGTCCCCCAACAGAATCTGGCCCTGACCCCTTCCCTCcatgcaattttaccctaatttgTTTtttaggttttttggggggggcagaatAAGGAAGGGGTGAAAACAGAGAAAAAGCTGTTAAGTGCCACAATACTATCATCTTTTTCTCATctcggggtggggtgtgtgtggcagctgCCAAACATCACCGTAAGCATTCGTCCCCGCAAAACAGCCACTTGTGGCCAAAACTTGTGGCCAGTATATCAAGTGGATCTCCCCTTAAGTCAACAAAGCCAAGCCACAAGCTAGACACGATCAAATCTGTTAAGCCATAACTGCGAACTATAGGATGCCCAGCTGCTGGACTAAAAAGGCCTCCCCCCACGTTGGCTAACCccttgtgggaggggccagggGGAGGGCCACCCCCTTTCTTCTGCTTGGTGGATGGCGAGAGGGTGAGTCCGACTCGAGGGGTTTTTTTGGACATGGGGGCCGTTGGCATCCTGCACCATTCTGGTCCTAGGGGAGGCTGAGGGTCAGCCCTTCATGGCCTCATTCTGGACATGCAGCAAGTGGGAGCACTTGTGGCTTGGAGGGTCcgtggaggcacaggtggcggtggtggtggtgtgcagagatgctttttaccagctacggctggtacGCCAGTTGCaatcctacttggagaagtcggacctgacctcagtcacacGTGCCTTGGTGACGTCCAGAATGgactactgcaacacactctaaatggggctgcccttgaagatggctcggaagcttcagctggtccagaacactgctgcaaggatgttcgTGGCTGCAAGTCCCTTTGTAagtgttacacccatcctgcgacagcttcactggttaccagttcgcttttgggctagattcaaggtgttggtcttgACCTTTGAAGCTCCACGTGGCTTGGGCCTGGGGTACTtgtcggaccgcattcgcccatatggacctgccagggccctccgctcatcatctcaggcaaCCCTGCTCATGGACCCGTccctaacagagatctggttggcagagactagacagggccttttgggttgtggaCCCTCAAATCTGGAgcgccctcccagaagagcttcaccatgctccctcccctcaaGTTTTTTTAAGAAACTGAAGGTGCATCTTTTCAGAAAGGCTTTCTGTTGCTTTTATCTGGGTAGGTTTCTTAATGTTTAGCTTTTTACTGATAAACTTTTGATTTCCATTTTAAAacttaattttaattgtggtttcagcctggtcttttaacttcttAATCTTATTAATCTTTCTTATATTGCATTTTATAgtgtgtatgtattttattaatcTTGCAAGCTGCCCCGATtggtagtgcactgaaggggcagggtataaatacttttactaataaaaataataattgggcATCTGGTCACCGAGAGCGGAGCTGGTCTGTTGGCTCCTCTGAGTCTTTGGGGGAACTCAAGGTTACATCAACCATGCGGAGCTGCCATCCAGACAAACACCCTCTCCCAATGTATGCTGGGAGGGGTCAGGGGCATCATGACAGGCCCACACCCAAAGCATCCCTCCTTTAATCACGGGGGCTGGGGAAGTatcgtctgaaccagcccaggacGTGAATCGACTGAACGGCAGCATCAGAATGCGGCATTTTCTTGACATGCTATTGATAAGTTATTGTGTAGTGTTATTACTGCCAGATACTtttttatttaagagaatgccttctttattATGaatcccactgcctattaagatctatTTAAGATCTTAAATCTTAATCTATTATTACTGCCggatactttttaaaatatgatgCCTTTGGATCAGTACGTTGAGGTTCTTGTGCATTTATTGTTAGCCGCTTTGGACTCCTTTTTTGGAAGGAAAAGAATAAACATGAAAACGAGATTTGTGGTGTGGGGGCCGTGTGACAAGAGTGCCCATATTCAGGGGTGCAccttttagccccccccccgcttctcctGACCACCTCCCATAGcatccccccccgcctttttaaTCCCCATGCCTTTCAGCAACCCACTCCCCATAGCTCCACCCCAGAACATCACCCACCTGTGGCCAGTTTGGGAAGGTACTTCTCCTTCTGCTCCTGGGTGCCGTAGAGAAGAATCCCTTTGAAGCCAATGGACTGGTGAGCCCCGAGCGTGATGCCCACCCCCAGGTCGTGCATACCAACAATTTCCACCAGCCGAGCATACTGCAGCGAGCGGGGAGAGAAGCAACACCGGGATCAGCAAAGGGGCATTTCAAGCCCGAGAGGGGAAGAGCTCTTCTGACTCTGtgcactactacaaatatttaagaCTTTATCCTCAGCACTGAACAGCCTCAGACACCTCGGTTTAAAGCTCCAGCTCCCTcatcagaggagaggagaagaccAAGCTGGCCCCATTCTGTGCAGTTAGAATATTTGTAAgcattccatgacatcacagcaacTCAGCCAATGGCTGAGAAGAAAAGGGGTGCCTAAGACACAGGGCACAAAGCTTCCACTGACCCATAGCCCATGCTGAATACCTACTGCTTCCTAAGGTCCTCcctaggggtgtggggggggatggGAAAGACACCTGTTCTAGAAGGCACATGGGCCTCACCTGGGTGTTGCTAAGACCCAGACCTCCCAGCTGAACTGGGATCTGCAAGCCAAATGCTCCGAGCTCTTTCAGGCCCTGCATTGTCTTCTcctccacatgctccaaaacaTCATTCTTGGCTGGGTCATTCACCTCctgcaggaaggaaagaaaaaactgAGTCAGCTGTTGATGACAGCCCTGCTGGGCCAGAAGAAACAGTTCATCTAGTCCTCCTCCCCACAACGGCCAACTGGATACCTCCAGGGAGTCTGGTTACCGGCATTCAAAGATAGGCTacctctggacatggaggctccatttcacCGCCAGTGattcttccctcctccaccaTGGCTCCGTC
Coding sequences within it:
- the ACADVL gene encoding very long-chain specific acyl-CoA dehydrogenase, mitochondrial, with the translated sequence MYTLRLPPKLCWSLLRLGPAPGSGGIPALTYLVSQPLGVRQYAAQAAEAVLDKTGTSTTSAAQTVQDKKSLAAESKSFAVGMFKGQVNTEQVFPYPSALSEEQAQTLQELVGPVSRFFEEVNDPAKNDVLEHVEEKTMQGLKELGAFGLQIPVQLGGLGLSNTQYARLVEIVGMHDLGVGITLGAHQSIGFKGILLYGTQEQKEKYLPKLATGESIAAFCLTEPTSGSDAASIRTTAVLSPCGTYYTLNGGKIWISNGGLAEIFTVFAKTPLKDEATGEVKDKITAFIVERAFGGVTRGPPEKKMGIKASNTAEVHFDGVRVPAENVLGAPGAGFKVAMNILNNGRFGMAAALAGTMRGIIGKAVDYAANRTQFGDKIHNFGAIQEKLARMAVLQYVTESMAYMISANMDQGASDFQIEAAISKIFGSEAAWTVTDECIQLMGGMGYMKDTGVERVMRDLRIFRIFEGTNDILRLFVALNGFQNAGNQLRGLQRAIKNPIGNAGLLVSEVSKRVRRKAGLGTGITLKTVVHPSLSSSGERTVRAIELFAGVVEEQLLKHGKKIIDEQFVLKRIADSAIDLYAMVVVLSRASRSLERGHTSAQHEKMLCDTWCIEASDRITQNLMSLRSDTTRQFFRNLRGISRAMVECEGVVSPNPLGI